Proteins from one Falco naumanni isolate bFalNau1 chromosome 2, bFalNau1.pat, whole genome shotgun sequence genomic window:
- the LOC121083239 gene encoding LOW QUALITY PROTEIN: vitelline membrane outer layer protein 1-like (The sequence of the model RefSeq protein was modified relative to this genomic sequence to represent the inferred CDS: substituted 1 base at 1 genomic stop codon), with protein sequence MKLLMPATLILLLSLCTPGSGVHECTSVLSVPNGGHWGKWRSQQFCHYGYANGFTLKVEPSQFGRDDTALNSICLHCQGDSVIESLVREWGTGPSFQFVRTSFQVXPGGYLISFSLRTEKSQGGGDDTATSNIQTRCSCATVLVGDGLSWRRFGPWSKSCNVCGLQTKVELPAGLQDDTTLNNVKFCCKWVLALSASLPTHPIYHSR encoded by the exons ATGAAGCTCCTCATGCCAGCTACCctcatcctgctcctctccctctgcaccCCAGGCTCAGGGGTGCATGAATGCACCTCTGTCCTCAGTGTGCCCAATGGAGGCCACTGGGGCAAGTGGAGGAGTCAGCAATTTTGCCACTATGGCTATGCCAATGGATTTACCCTGAAA GTGGAGCCCTCCCAGTTCGGAAGAGATGACACAGCTCTGAACAGCATATGCCTGCATTGTCAAGGTGACTCAGTCATTGAGTCCTTGGTAAGGGA GTGGGGTACAGGACCCAGTTTCCAGTTTGTCAGGACCAGCTTCCAGGTTTGACCTGGAGGCTACTTGATCTCCTTCTCACTGAGAACAGAGAAATCCCAAGGAGGAGGTGATGACACAGCAACCAGCAATATCCAAACCAGATGCTCATGTGCAACTGTGTTAGTAGGTGATGGACTATCGTGGCGTAGATTTGGCCCATGGAGCAAAAGCTGCAACGTATGCGGTCTTCAGACCAAGGTAGAGCTCCCAGCTGGGCTTCAGGATGACACAACACTCAACAACGTGAAGTTCTGCTGCAAATGGGTGCTTGCTCTGTCAGCATCACTGCCTACACATCCCATATACCACAGTAGATGA